In the Podospora pseudocomata strain CBS 415.72m chromosome 5, whole genome shotgun sequence genome, one interval contains:
- a CDS encoding hypothetical protein (EggNog:ENOG503P1B3; COG:S), with protein MAERDARILVATGFLLQPSATTLAYAHSKFSLVYRADSPAGYFFLALYDQYLKHAYNFDDYLEAHGQVSAAREPDDPLHNPCTWNAKQDGVSVWQIMAQNPEKLDQFQKGLAGIDVAVPPVGHFDFSLLKNSDEENAAGIKELVDVGGGHGVVLSKILAAHPDLGARNTVLQERKDICALAAEHLPEGAVAMEHDFTKEQPVKGAKGYFFRMIMHDYSDAVASGILKQIVPAMNSQSRVLVCDMILPQKVGEADFAAAVMDHAVMTMGGKERTEEGFRKIFDAAGLELVKVWRAPGVPGGVVEGRLRAN; from the exons ATGGCAGAGCGCGATGCCCGTATCCTCGTGGCCACTGGCTTTCTGCTCCAGCCTTCTGCCACCACCCTTGCCTACGCTCACAGCAAGTTCAGCCTCGTCTACCGCGCTGACTCGCCGGCCGGTTACTTCTTCCTTGCCCTCTATGACCAGTACCTCAAGCATGCCTACAACTTTGACGACTATCTCGAGGCGCACGGCCAGGTCTCTGCGGCCCGCGAACCCGATGatcccctccacaacccctgCACCTGGAACGCAAAGCAGGATGGTGTGTCTGTCTGGCAGATCATGGCTCAGAACCCGGAGAAGCTGGACCAGTTCCAAAAGGGATTGGCCGGCATTGATGTTGCCGTCCCGCCCGTGGGTCATTTTGACTTTTCATTGTTGAAAAACAGCGACGAGGAGAATGCTGCGGGGATCAAGGAGCTGGTTGATGTCGGGGGTGGCCATGGAGTGGTGTTGTCCAAGATTCTCGCTGCTCATCCAGACTTGGGTGCCAGGAACACCGTGTTGCAGGAACGGAAGGACATTTGTGCTCTGGCCGCTGAACATCTGCCCGAGGGAGCAGTGGCGATGGAACATGATTTTACAAAGGAACAGCCTGTGAAAG GAGCGAAGGGCTATTTCTTCCGGATGATCATGCACGACTATTCCGACGCCGTTGCCTCAGGGATTCTGAAGCAGATCGTACCTGCCATGAACAGCCAGTCCAGGGTCCTGGTCTGTGATATGATCTTGCCGCAAAAGGTTGGGGAGGCCGACTTTGCAGCGGCCGTGATGGATCATGCCGTTATGACCATGGGTGGCAAGGAAAGAACTGAGGAAGGCTTCAGAAAGATCTTTGACGCTGCTGGACTGGAGTTGGTCAAGGTTTGGAGGGCCCCGGGCGTTcctggtggtgtggttgagggaaGGCTGAGGGCTAACTGA
- a CDS encoding hypothetical protein (EggNog:ENOG503P1B3; COG:S) — protein sequence MALPTKQEVQDLVKQLTEAANAYDDSASLAGHLARTDIIARAKDLQRALITADQTPAYHGLNMAELIAARTFIKIGALDAIPETGTISLHGLSKATGAQESLLGLFIRFDSLDLVA from the exons ATGGCTTTACCCACCAAGCAAGAGGTCCAGGATCTCGTCAAACAGCTGACTGAAGCTGCCAACGCCTATGATGATTCCGCCAGTCTTGCCGGTCATCTCGCCCGCACCGACATTATCGCAAGGGCGAAGGACCTCCAACGTGCGTTGATCACTGCCGATCAGACACCTGCCTATCATGGCCTAAAC ATGGCCGAGTTGATTGCTGCCCGCACCTTCATCAAGATTGGAGCTCTCGACGCCATCCCCGAGACGGGAACCATTTCCCTCCACGGTCTCTCCAAGGCCACCGGAGCCCAAGAATCTCTCCTCGGTTTGTTTATCAGATTCGACAGCCTCGACCTTGTTGCGTGA
- a CDS encoding hypothetical protein (COG:S; EggNog:ENOG503NX4I), whose protein sequence is MPYTDHDDDPAGFGSGDDQRQDKGKHLATNKTDTNEQQCDFDEPGIAPSLNESLSAPTATDTDNDSIEPDRWTDDEGYAESTSTRYLSSIASDIRRGVEENGRLYAAYGMHKQWLPIDDEELDRNDLQHYKFTLLLGNRLFICPVPSDPQKILDLGTGSGIWAIEVADMFPSAEVIGVDLAPTQPNLIPPNLSFEIDDIENDWLWGENKFDFIHARELIMAIRDWPRLFRQAKRALKPGAYLQLGASVPLFSSDDDTLPKDSAYLETAQIFFDMSAKVGVSGMEPLSWTKYLEEEGYEDIVQKMYKIPTNPWPKDERLKRIGALELTHYRDGIMNVFARGYKDILGGDQTYFQVLMARARNEVVNRNMHSWVPYSYVVYAKKPSILS, encoded by the exons ATGCCCTACACAGATCATGACGACGACCCAGCCGGCTTCGGCTCCGGCGACGATCAACGTCAAGACAAGGGCAAGCACCTCGCGACAAATAAGACCGATACCAACGAACAACAGTGCGACTTTGACGAGCCCGGCATTGCGCCCTCGCTCAATGAGAGTCTCTCGGCACCCACTGCCACCGACACCGATAACGACAGCATCGAGCCCGACCGGTGGACAGATGATGAGGGATATGCGGAATCAACATCGACACGGTATTTGAGCTCCATCGCATCTGACATTCGGCGCGGCGTTGAGGAAAATGGGAGGCTTTATGCTGCATACGGCATGCACAAACAATGGCTTCCCattgacgatgaggag CTGGACCGCAATGATCTCCAACACTACAAgttcaccctcctccttggcaacCGCCTATTCATTTGCCCCGTGCCTTCTGACCCGCAAAAGATTCTCGACCTTGGCACGGGCTCTGGCATCTGGGCCATCGAAGTGGCAGACATGTTTCCGTCGGCCGAGGTCATCGGCGTCGATCTCGCGCCTACCCAACCGAACCTCAtccctcccaacctcagTTTTGAGATCGACGACATCGAGAACGACTGGCTTTGGGGGGAGAACAAGTTTGACTTCATCCACGCAAGGGAACTAATCATGGCCATCCGGGACTGGCCGAGGCTCTTTCGCCAGGCCAAGAGGGCGCTCAAGCCGGGGGCATACCTCCAGCTTGGCGCATCCGTCCCATTGTTCTCATCCGACGATGACACTCTGCCCAAGGATAGCGCCTACCTGGAGACGGCGCAGATCTTTTTCGACATGTCCGCCAAGGTCGGCGTCTCAGGGATGGAGCCTTTGAGCTGGACAAAGTatctggaagaggagggataCGAGGATATTGTGCAAAAGATGTACAAGattccaaccaacccatGGCCAAAGGATGAGAGACTCAAGAGGATTGGTGCCCTGGAGTTGACACACTACAGGGATGGCATCATGAATGTCTTTGCACGGGGCTACAAGGACATCCTTGGCGGTGACCAGACTTACTTTCAGGTCTTGATGGCCAGGGCAAGAAATGAAGTGGTGAACCGCAACATGCACAGTTGGGTGCCCTA TAGCTATGTTGTTTATGCTAAGAAACCCAGCATTTTGTCATGA